From SAR324 cluster bacterium, a single genomic window includes:
- a CDS encoding response regulator encodes MSDKDINILVVDDIENMRKLIASMLFKLKYSHITTAANGREAWGKMQTANFDLVVADWNMPQMSGLDLLKAIRADPKMQDIPVLMVTAEAVKENIVAAAKHKVNGYIVKPFSPATLEEKIQDIMSKIKK; translated from the coding sequence GTGTCCGACAAAGATATCAATATTCTGGTGGTGGATGACATTGAGAATATGCGGAAACTTATTGCAAGCATGTTGTTCAAACTCAAATATTCACACATCACGACCGCGGCCAATGGCCGTGAGGCCTGGGGGAAAATGCAGACTGCCAATTTTGACCTTGTGGTCGCGGATTGGAATATGCCGCAGATGAGTGGACTTGATTTGCTCAAGGCAATCCGGGCTGACCCCAAAATGCAGGATATCCCGGTGTTGATGGTCACGGCAGAAGCTGTAAAGGAAAACATTGTCGCCGCGGCGAAACACAAAGTAAATGGCTACATCGTCAAACCCTTCAGTCCTGCCACGCTTGAAGAAAAAATTCAGGACATCATGTCAAAAATCAAAAAATAA
- the bamD gene encoding outer membrane protein assembly factor BamD translates to MTINFTQLKRLIYCTSLIFLLSACSDTKESVRTPALEIYQAGMMAFDDELYQEAEDKFKKVTEEHPGTQLATLAYLKMGDLNFRRNRWIEAESGYRMFLTLNPNSHLTPYVLHQLISLNYQRNFTGVFFREREYDRDMEPNRRLIQDYQRFFLLYPNNIYLKDVYAYLLKSRADLAEYEFLVGNFYFKNEAYHSAIHRYRYLLKYFPEYPRYDEVAQKLIEAYYKNQQPHLAREMENVLKHHKQENHTQS, encoded by the coding sequence ATGACCATCAATTTCACACAATTGAAACGTCTCATCTACTGTACCAGCCTGATTTTTCTGCTATCCGCCTGTAGCGACACCAAGGAATCTGTCAGAACACCTGCTCTGGAAATCTACCAGGCGGGTATGATGGCTTTTGACGATGAATTGTATCAGGAAGCGGAAGACAAATTTAAAAAGGTGACTGAAGAGCATCCCGGGACACAACTGGCAACCCTGGCTTATTTGAAAATGGGTGATTTGAACTTTCGCAGAAACCGCTGGATTGAGGCCGAAAGCGGTTATCGGATGTTTCTGACGCTCAATCCCAACAGTCATCTCACACCTTACGTTCTGCATCAGTTGATTTCCTTGAATTATCAACGAAACTTTACAGGCGTTTTTTTCAGAGAACGTGAATATGACAGGGACATGGAACCCAATCGAAGGCTGATTCAGGATTATCAGCGGTTCTTTTTGTTATATCCCAACAATATTTATCTGAAAGATGTCTATGCGTATCTGCTCAAGTCCAGAGCTGATCTTGCGGAATATGAGTTTCTGGTTGGGAATTTCTATTTTAAAAATGAAGCTTACCATTCGGCCATACACCGTTATCGGTATCTGCTTAAGTACTTTCCGGAGTATCCCCGGTATGATGAAGTCGCGCAAAAACTGATTGAGGCCTATTATAAAAACCAGCAACCCCATCTTGCCCGGGAAATGGAAAACGTTCTCAAGCATCACAAACAGGAAAACCACACACAAAGTTAA
- a CDS encoding 8-oxo-dGTP diphosphatase, producing MKLGVLVYIERSDGHVLMIHRQKHDEHLGFWLAPGGKLERNEAPDETAIREVLEETGLHVPHPKMKAVLSFPDLGDSPFGDEWHVFVFHATEFSGELLDVSVEGTLHWVPRQKLIELPMWEGDRLFTPRIFENDFFYGKLVYRGQTLVEASFSKD from the coding sequence ATGAAACTTGGAGTTCTTGTCTATATTGAACGCTCTGACGGTCATGTTCTCATGATCCATCGTCAGAAACACGACGAGCACCTTGGCTTCTGGCTTGCGCCAGGCGGAAAACTTGAACGCAATGAAGCACCTGATGAAACAGCGATCCGTGAGGTGCTGGAAGAAACCGGACTGCATGTTCCGCATCCGAAAATGAAAGCCGTGCTGTCTTTTCCTGATCTGGGTGATTCCCCGTTTGGTGATGAATGGCATGTTTTTGTATTTCATGCCACAGAATTTTCCGGTGAACTGCTGGACGTGTCCGTGGAAGGAACGCTCCACTGGGTGCCCAGACAAAAGCTGATTGAACTGCCCATGTGGGAAGGTGACCGGCTGTTCACGCCCAGAATTTTTGAAAACGATTTTTTTTATGGCAAACTGGTTTATCGTGGACAGACACTGGTTGAAGCCTCTTTCAGCAAGGATTGA
- a CDS encoding response regulator — translation MNKNAIILCVDDEQMVLNSLDSQLRKKISGYVFEFAESAEEALEIVADLRPEDHLAMVISDQIMPGISGDQLLVDLHQSHPDAVKILLTGQAALESAVNAINNADLFRYLSKPWDQQDLVLTVEKGLKQYNMHRTLQKQVETFKKFVPRQFLGRIARDGMENIEVGHAEMDVMSILFADIRSFTPFAETISPQELLNFLNAYFRRMNVPIHEQRGFIDKFIGDAVMAVFERDSGSPASEVFRAVQSALDMFRVLETYNIHRKQSGYVPIRIGIGVHRGPVIVGTVGSKDRMDSTVIGDTVNIAARLEGLTKIYGVSLVVSEPVIEEIRSEPSFLFRELDWVCVKGKKAPIWVYEIFNPDPPEIRDYKLKSKQLMRKGIEATHRQEWDNAIAIFRSLLRECPQDNAVAYHLQCCESQKNR, via the coding sequence ATGAACAAGAATGCGATAATTCTGTGTGTGGATGATGAACAGATGGTTCTCAACTCACTGGACAGCCAGCTACGCAAAAAAATTTCAGGCTATGTGTTTGAATTTGCGGAAAGTGCTGAAGAAGCACTGGAAATCGTGGCGGATCTGCGTCCGGAGGATCATTTGGCCATGGTGATTTCGGATCAGATCATGCCGGGTATTTCCGGAGATCAGTTGTTGGTCGATCTTCACCAATCCCATCCTGACGCCGTTAAAATCCTGCTCACCGGCCAGGCCGCTCTGGAATCAGCAGTCAATGCCATCAACAACGCCGACCTGTTCCGGTATCTGAGCAAACCGTGGGATCAGCAGGATCTGGTTTTAACCGTGGAAAAAGGCTTGAAACAATACAACATGCATCGCACCTTGCAAAAGCAGGTTGAAACCTTCAAAAAGTTTGTTCCCAGACAATTTCTGGGACGCATTGCCAGAGATGGCATGGAAAACATTGAGGTTGGACATGCGGAAATGGATGTGATGAGTATTCTGTTTGCGGATATCCGTTCGTTCACGCCCTTTGCTGAAACAATAAGCCCGCAGGAACTGCTGAATTTTCTCAATGCCTATTTTCGTCGTATGAATGTGCCGATCCATGAACAACGGGGATTCATTGACAAGTTTATCGGCGATGCGGTGATGGCCGTCTTTGAACGGGATTCCGGATCGCCCGCAAGTGAGGTTTTCAGAGCGGTTCAGTCTGCGCTGGATATGTTCAGGGTTCTCGAAACTTACAACATTCACCGCAAACAATCGGGCTATGTCCCCATCAGGATCGGGATTGGTGTGCACCGCGGGCCTGTCATTGTCGGAACGGTAGGTTCCAAGGACCGTATGGATTCGACCGTTATCGGCGACACCGTCAATATTGCCGCCCGGCTGGAAGGTTTGACTAAAATTTATGGAGTCTCTCTGGTGGTGAGTGAACCGGTCATTGAGGAGATCCGTAGTGAGCCCTCTTTTTTGTTCAGGGAACTCGACTGGGTTTGTGTCAAAGGGAAAAAGGCACCGATCTGGGTTTATGAAATATTCAACCCGGATCCTCCTGAAATCAGGGACTACAAATTGAAATCAAAACAACTCATGCGGAAAGGCATAGAAGCGACTCATCGTCAGGAATGGGATAACGCCATCGCGATTTTCCGGAGTTTGCTGAGGGAGTGCCCGCAGGACAATGCTGTGGCCTACCATCTTCAATGCTGTGAATCACAAAAAAACAGATGA
- a CDS encoding PAS domain S-box protein, with protein MNKCLKIDRESELPWIQEYLDIMPTILVVLNRDGSIHLINRVGCQMLGYTAQELIHQNWFELFVPEAFMEGVQQTFASLMAGNVEPVRYYENGIRTKQGNEVIVGWHNDVLRDHQGNITGLISVGEDITLRKQAESQLLETRKNLAEVQTLAGMGAWEFIPSTREFKGSDEWWKLHYLDKDTLSVETIMSMMHPEDKASVIPRINDFLGSEGDTINIVFRHIRGDGQTIWLRLKGKTIRDENQKIIKKTGFAQDITEQRKAQEQLISFLENSPDAMILTNHLHEIMMFNRAAEQLFGYKRNELQGLSYETIISHELQIEQLEAMSPSESILSDILFHSKDNSYELTGIRKDKTRFLAEITINSFGTAENRSTVLVVRDIGPYHELEQAVLENRKKFESIFDNVAEAIIVFDLKSLQIEDMNQAALQLFQIAPLEDLNHAALGLFHVYQFPRSSSRSIMDLVAEKSEILNLQFHIQTGVYQQEPIKLIMTRNNKTNFMVSFKPSVIRIRGVIKVVAMITDLTQVMQEEANRRKKEELARQMQKQETLGLLSSGIAHDFNNVLMGILGYSELLSGMIKEGTPEFSFLEEIQKAGLRAADLVSQILNYSRSDDVDITAMDPLPIFKESTKMMMATFSKNIKIEIRHDSPVSMIRSNPTQLQQILINLCTNAAHAMEQTGGILRIELQERHCTRQTTPALPENGNYLVLKVQDTGCGIPPDVMKNIFDPFFTTKPQGKGTGLGLSIVQKIVMRQNGLLEVESEVGKGTRFTVFFRTALPETVSTVTDEFVDISGKEKILLVDDEITIIQSLKEGLSKKGYEVITVDSSVEAITLFEKSPYSFDALITDFDMPVLNGLELSRKIKRIRQDIPILMMSGLADTMDMEEVQAAGISLKLSKPISFKILFAKLRQLLDQVS; from the coding sequence ATGAACAAGTGTCTGAAAATAGACAGGGAAAGCGAACTGCCGTGGATTCAGGAATATCTGGATATCATGCCTACAATTCTCGTTGTGTTGAATCGTGATGGCTCAATTCATCTGATCAACAGGGTCGGCTGTCAAATGCTGGGTTATACCGCGCAAGAACTGATTCATCAGAACTGGTTTGAACTGTTTGTTCCGGAAGCCTTCATGGAAGGCGTCCAACAAACTTTCGCCAGTTTGATGGCGGGGAATGTTGAACCAGTCCGCTATTATGAAAATGGAATCCGGACCAAACAGGGCAACGAGGTGATCGTTGGCTGGCATAATGACGTTTTAAGAGATCACCAGGGCAATATCACTGGTCTGATCAGTGTTGGTGAAGACATCACGCTACGCAAGCAGGCAGAATCTCAACTGCTTGAAACCAGGAAAAATCTGGCTGAAGTTCAGACTCTGGCAGGGATGGGAGCATGGGAATTTATCCCAAGCACCAGGGAATTCAAAGGATCTGATGAGTGGTGGAAACTCCATTATCTGGATAAAGACACACTGTCCGTGGAAACTATCATGTCTATGATGCATCCTGAGGACAAAGCCTCTGTGATTCCACGGATAAATGACTTTCTAGGTTCTGAAGGCGACACCATCAATATTGTGTTCAGACATATTCGTGGCGATGGACAAACAATCTGGTTGAGGCTTAAAGGCAAAACAATAAGAGACGAAAATCAGAAAATCATCAAAAAAACCGGCTTTGCTCAGGACATCACTGAACAGCGAAAGGCTCAGGAACAACTGATATCGTTTTTAGAAAATTCTCCGGACGCGATGATCCTGACCAATCATCTCCATGAAATCATGATGTTCAATCGTGCCGCGGAACAATTGTTTGGTTACAAACGGAATGAACTGCAAGGTCTGAGTTATGAAACCATCATTTCTCATGAACTTCAGATTGAGCAACTGGAAGCCATGAGTCCATCAGAGTCCATCCTGTCTGACATATTGTTCCATTCAAAAGATAACAGTTATGAACTCACCGGCATCCGCAAGGACAAAACACGATTTCTTGCTGAAATAACCATCAATTCTTTCGGTACTGCTGAAAACCGTTCGACGGTGTTGGTTGTACGGGATATCGGGCCCTATCATGAATTGGAACAGGCCGTGCTGGAAAATCGCAAGAAATTTGAAAGTATTTTTGATAATGTCGCTGAAGCGATCATCGTGTTTGATTTGAAGAGCCTGCAAATTGAAGACATGAATCAGGCCGCCTTGCAATTATTCCAGATTGCCCCGCTTGAAGACCTGAATCATGCTGCCTTGGGGTTATTCCATGTTTATCAGTTTCCCCGTTCCAGTTCCCGGTCCATCATGGATCTAGTGGCGGAAAAATCGGAAATTCTAAACTTGCAGTTCCACATACAAACAGGGGTCTATCAGCAAGAGCCGATAAAACTGATCATGACCAGGAATAATAAAACCAATTTTATGGTTTCGTTTAAACCGTCTGTCATCAGGATCAGGGGAGTGATAAAAGTGGTTGCCATGATCACCGATCTGACCCAGGTTATGCAGGAAGAGGCCAACCGTCGCAAAAAAGAAGAACTCGCCAGGCAGATGCAGAAACAGGAAACCCTCGGGTTGCTTTCCAGTGGTATCGCGCATGATTTCAACAATGTGCTGATGGGCATCCTCGGCTATTCGGAACTCCTGTCCGGCATGATTAAGGAAGGCACTCCGGAGTTTTCATTTCTGGAGGAAATTCAAAAGGCCGGCCTGCGAGCCGCGGATCTGGTGAGTCAGATTCTGAATTACAGTCGCAGTGATGATGTGGATATAACCGCGATGGATCCCTTGCCGATTTTCAAGGAATCCACAAAAATGATGATGGCCACGTTTTCCAAAAATATAAAAATTGAGATCCGGCATGACAGTCCTGTGTCCATGATCAGGAGCAATCCGACTCAGTTGCAGCAGATTCTGATAAACCTTTGTACCAATGCCGCACACGCCATGGAACAAACAGGCGGGATCCTGCGAATTGAACTGCAAGAACGCCATTGCACCAGGCAAACGACCCCGGCTCTTCCGGAAAATGGCAATTATCTGGTTCTCAAAGTGCAGGATACAGGATGCGGTATCCCGCCTGATGTGATGAAAAATATTTTTGATCCCTTCTTTACAACCAAGCCCCAGGGCAAAGGAACGGGACTTGGCCTTTCGATTGTGCAGAAGATTGTCATGAGGCAGAACGGACTGCTTGAAGTGGAAAGCGAAGTTGGCAAGGGAACACGGTTCACTGTGTTTTTTAGAACCGCTCTTCCGGAAACCGTTTCAACAGTCACTGATGAATTTGTTGATATTTCCGGAAAAGAAAAAATTCTGTTAGTGGATGACGAAATCACTATTATTCAATCGTTGAAGGAGGGCTTGAGCAAGAAAGGCTATGAGGTCATTACGGTTGACAGCAGTGTTGAGGCCATCACACTGTTTGAAAAAAGTCCGTACAGTTTCGATGCGCTTATCACTGATTTTGACATGCCGGTATTGAATGGCCTGGAGTTAAGTCGGAAAATCAAAAGAATCCGCCAGGATATCCCGATCCTGATGATGTCTGGACTGGCGGATACCATGGACATGGAGGAGGTTCAGGCTGCGGGTATCTCGCTGAAACTGTCTAAACCGATCAGCTTTAAAATTCTGTTCGCCAAACTTCGCCAGTTGCTGGATCAGGTATCTTGA
- a CDS encoding response regulator — protein MHILIADDNVEVLDTLAKFLEENQHTYERAVDGVDALEKYQKGHHDGVYAGLTMPKMGGIELLKELKRLNAHLPFVIISRHGDSDNILTCLNLGACDFLTKPLKNSELNQSVNRVKSLMDDSRFSVYCLENSVFESRTLEIGNDFEYINKIVSFITRNLPSYQLLEEEDLFTMNIILSEAVENAMFHGNLEISSELKKEKFEKFRQEGERRRVEEQYKARKVYIHTEITRNSVKYVIRDDGRGFDYSSIPDPKDPENLFKVSGRGILLIMNFMDEVFWNERGNEITMVRYKKRTS, from the coding sequence ATGCATATCCTGATTGCCGATGACAATGTTGAAGTGCTGGATACCCTGGCGAAATTTCTGGAGGAAAATCAGCATACTTACGAACGGGCTGTTGATGGAGTCGATGCCCTGGAAAAATACCAGAAAGGCCATCATGACGGGGTTTATGCCGGCTTGACCATGCCTAAAATGGGGGGAATTGAACTTCTCAAGGAATTGAAACGGCTCAATGCGCATCTTCCCTTTGTGATTATCTCCCGCCATGGAGATTCCGATAATATTTTGACCTGCCTGAATCTTGGTGCCTGTGATTTTTTAACCAAACCTCTCAAAAACAGTGAACTGAATCAAAGCGTCAATCGTGTTAAAAGTTTGATGGACGATTCCCGGTTCAGTGTTTACTGCCTCGAAAATTCTGTTTTCGAATCCCGCACCCTGGAAATCGGCAATGATTTTGAATACATCAACAAGATTGTTTCCTTCATCACACGAAACCTTCCGTCCTATCAACTGCTTGAAGAAGAAGATCTGTTCACCATGAACATTATTCTTTCAGAAGCCGTGGAAAATGCCATGTTTCATGGAAACCTTGAAATTTCTTCCGAGTTGAAAAAAGAAAAATTCGAAAAATTCCGGCAGGAAGGCGAACGCCGGAGAGTTGAAGAGCAATACAAGGCCCGCAAAGTTTATATTCATACTGAAATCACCAGAAACTCTGTCAAATATGTGATTCGGGATGATGGCCGTGGTTTTGATTATTCTTCCATTCCAGACCCCAAAGATCCTGAAAATTTGTTCAAGGTCAGTGGTCGTGGTATTTTGCTGATCATGAATTTCATGGATGAGGTTTTCTGGAACGAACGTGGCAACGAAATTACGATGGTCCGCTATAAAAAACGAACCAGTTGA
- the fliM gene encoding flagellar motor switch protein FliM — protein MVQLLTQKEVDLLLRGIPEWDVEEPEFEASPIARKLPPQESPDGIVKYDLASHNRIIRGRMPALEMVYSRFARIFRQTLSNHLRRPIHMELRATELVNFKDFLNSVSYPSSLNLFHFSPLKGTGMMVLEQKLVYTFIDMLFGGSGELHIQSVKRDFSTIELRMISKVIHSGLEDLQSAWKPFIPLRVKFSRAETNPQFTNIVPDSEVVVVTTFDVEVHQTPMTLSICVPYSMLDPIRSKLNTTFQKENSETDQLSLTRLSENVLNTKADLRVFLGHAKIKLRHFLNLDVGDHLVLNQGVDQPLKVLANNIPKFEGFQGAFNGHLAIRISKMLFEPRTSALLFEEEEAPK, from the coding sequence TTGGTACAGCTATTGACTCAGAAAGAAGTAGATTTACTGCTACGTGGAATTCCTGAATGGGATGTGGAGGAGCCTGAATTTGAGGCCTCACCCATTGCGCGGAAACTCCCTCCACAGGAATCCCCTGACGGTATTGTGAAATATGATCTGGCCAGTCATAACCGGATTATTCGTGGCCGGATGCCCGCACTGGAAATGGTTTACAGTCGCTTTGCCAGAATTTTCAGGCAAACGCTGTCAAACCACCTGCGGCGACCGATACACATGGAACTCCGTGCGACAGAACTTGTCAACTTCAAGGACTTTCTCAATTCAGTCTCCTATCCGTCATCGCTCAACCTGTTCCATTTTTCTCCGCTCAAAGGCACAGGGATGATGGTGCTGGAGCAAAAACTGGTATACACCTTCATTGACATGCTGTTCGGGGGCTCAGGAGAATTGCACATCCAGTCTGTCAAACGGGATTTTTCTACCATTGAACTCCGGATGATATCAAAAGTCATTCATAGTGGACTGGAAGATCTTCAGAGTGCCTGGAAGCCCTTTATCCCTCTGCGTGTCAAGTTTTCCAGGGCTGAAACCAATCCTCAGTTCACCAATATTGTGCCTGACTCAGAAGTGGTGGTGGTGACAACGTTTGATGTGGAAGTGCATCAGACCCCCATGACGCTCAGCATCTGTGTTCCTTACAGTATGCTTGACCCCATACGTTCTAAATTGAACACGACGTTCCAGAAAGAAAATTCTGAAACAGACCAGCTCAGTCTGACACGCCTGTCAGAAAATGTTCTAAACACCAAAGCAGACCTCCGAGTGTTTCTCGGGCATGCCAAAATCAAGTTGCGGCATTTTCTGAATCTGGATGTAGGGGATCACCTGGTATTGAATCAGGGCGTAGATCAACCGCTGAAAGTGCTGGCCAACAATATTCCGAAATTTGAGGGATTTCAGGGGGCGTTCAATGGGCATCTGGCGATCCGCATCAGCAAGATGCTCTTCGAACCCAGAACATCCGCATTGCTGTTTGAAGAAGAGGAAGCCCCCAAATAA
- a CDS encoding tetratricopeptide repeat protein, with product MVHVYRRLIIRVFISMMLLSSCSSFIPEAQKAEQTAPTPTPEETALKHYQEMLEQLQVDYVQLRDDVQQVDQQLAEQTARQMEQQQTLDDHRKQWETTFSLLEKAMEDQLQKLEKNVDSLKKELQEINSTMESSATRKQSAPVQPAPPSEGPAVVEYSLFPEKRKEMAVQNAQKQNAGNVSNGDLVKPMPPPPKKEVVDKTRPAEEIPPPVILAKPLNDSMSMAPESKQEPFEDPDLNEPESPRELKRVNGVKRLYNQGMASIIQRDYDKAIEVFQNFTSQFPDDLDSDNAWYWIGHAWFKLEKLEAAEKAFREILRQYEHRPTSQGYKTPDAIYMLGQIAEQQGKPEKARYYYKQLLERFPDSAAGNNAEKDLQRLERQ from the coding sequence ATGGTTCATGTTTACAGAAGGCTGATAATCCGGGTTTTCATCAGCATGATGCTTCTGTCATCGTGCTCGTCATTCATACCCGAAGCTCAAAAAGCAGAACAAACCGCACCAACCCCTACGCCTGAAGAAACCGCCTTGAAGCATTACCAGGAAATGCTGGAACAATTGCAGGTGGACTATGTTCAGTTGCGGGATGATGTTCAGCAGGTAGACCAGCAACTCGCTGAACAAACGGCAAGACAGATGGAACAGCAGCAAACGCTGGATGATCATCGCAAACAATGGGAAACCACGTTTTCGCTTCTGGAAAAAGCCATGGAAGACCAGCTTCAAAAACTGGAAAAAAACGTGGATTCGCTGAAAAAAGAGCTTCAGGAAATCAACAGCACGATGGAATCCTCAGCAACGCGGAAACAATCAGCCCCTGTTCAACCCGCACCGCCTTCTGAGGGACCAGCGGTCGTGGAATATTCGTTGTTTCCTGAAAAACGAAAGGAAATGGCGGTCCAAAACGCACAGAAACAAAACGCAGGCAACGTGTCGAATGGCGATTTGGTCAAACCCATGCCGCCTCCGCCTAAAAAAGAAGTGGTCGATAAAACACGTCCGGCAGAAGAGATTCCACCGCCTGTCATCCTGGCAAAACCCTTGAATGATTCCATGTCCATGGCGCCTGAATCCAAACAGGAACCGTTCGAGGACCCTGATCTCAACGAACCGGAATCGCCGCGGGAACTGAAACGCGTCAATGGCGTGAAGCGGTTGTATAATCAAGGCATGGCATCCATCATACAACGCGATTACGACAAGGCGATTGAGGTGTTTCAGAATTTCACCAGTCAGTTTCCTGATGATCTGGATAGTGACAACGCCTGGTACTGGATTGGACACGCCTGGTTCAAACTGGAAAAACTGGAGGCCGCAGAAAAAGCTTTCAGGGAAATTCTCCGACAATATGAACACCGTCCCACATCGCAGGGTTATAAAACACCTGACGCGATTTATATGCTGGGCCAAATTGCCGAACAACAAGGGAAACCCGAAAAAGCCCGCTATTATTATAAACAACTCCTGGAACGATTCCCCGATTCCGCTGCTGGCAATAACGCTGAAAAAGATCTTCAACGACTTGAACGGCAATAG
- a CDS encoding integration host factor subunit beta — MNKSQLIEKLAEKNNNNLQLADKAVRIFFDNIKESLNSGERVEIRGFGSFILKKYEGYVGRNPKTGTKVEVSPKKLPVFRTGKDLKQRVNEVRGPIKD, encoded by the coding sequence ATGAACAAATCTCAATTGATTGAGAAACTCGCAGAAAAAAACAATAACAACCTTCAACTGGCGGATAAAGCGGTCAGGATTTTTTTTGACAACATCAAAGAATCCCTGAACTCTGGCGAACGTGTTGAAATCCGTGGGTTCGGTTCGTTCATCCTCAAAAAATACGAAGGTTATGTGGGCCGAAACCCCAAAACAGGAACCAAAGTTGAGGTGTCTCCCAAAAAACTGCCTGTGTTTCGTACCGGAAAAGACCTGAAGCAACGGGTTAATGAAGTTCGGGGTCCTATCAAGGATTGA